In a genomic window of Gossypium arboreum isolate Shixiya-1 chromosome 9, ASM2569848v2, whole genome shotgun sequence:
- the LOC108454737 gene encoding thioredoxin H-type: MGLCFSKGNRADSDQHVEFVGGNVQPVTSKEDWDQKLSEAKRDGKIVIANFSAAWCGPCRMLAPFYCELSEKHPSLMFLLVDVDELTEFSSSWDIQATPTFFFLKDGQQIDKLVGANKPELQKKITAVLDSVK; this comes from the exons ATGGGACTATGCTTTTCTAAG GGTAACCGAGCTGATTCCGACCAGCATGTTGAGTTTGTTGGTGGAAACGTGCAACCTGTTACTTCCAAAGAGGATTGGGATCAAAAGTTGTCTGAAGCAAAGAGAGATGGCAAGATT GTAATTGCAAACTTCAGTGCAGCATGGTGTGGACCTTGTAGAATGCTCGCACCATTTTATTGCGAGCTCTCAGAGAAGCATCCTTCTCTGATGTTCTTGTTGGTAGATGTCGATGAACTAACT GAATTCAGCAGCTCGTGGGATATACAAGCGACCCCAACGTTCTTCTTTCTTAAAGACGGGCAGCAAATTGACAAGCTTGTTGGAGCAAACAAACCGGAGTTGCAGAAGAAGATTACTGCCGTTTTAGATTCTGTGAAGTGA